Proteins found in one Mytilus edulis chromosome 2, xbMytEdul2.2, whole genome shotgun sequence genomic segment:
- the LOC139510749 gene encoding uncharacterized protein has translation MEHQVIDIMEVQLERNEEYLAFDLQDDTETTPRLEIKMTNIKKFPTTIKNITILAISLDDSLWIGDGNKYKGFHPFSKSTALQKVKVEEHRLKIISTFDIDTWDIAITHNNDLLMATQELKLKQIISSCNKVSESKYNGHADSFLISCVHVTRNGNVIIAGNKKVPEHREIIVVMDSDSSRLSWHEKDKNKKSLFERPMSITSANNGSIFIADIHRVVVLENVNVMSFYNPISKHRPFKPTSVAATPLDNVIVADCHNHTLHILNNTGHRWTTYTTSDIGVLMPYSLAIASVGQFTVLFIGCCTQEKSSEDAKLYKMNITGC, from the coding sequence ATGGAACACCAAGTGATTGACATTATGGAAGTGCAATTAGAAAGAAATGAAGAATATCTTGCCTTTGACCTGCAAGATGACACAGAGACAACACCAAGATTggaaattaaaatgacaaatataaaaaagttcccgacaacaataaaaaatatcacaattcTTGCAATTTCATTGGATGATTCGCTCTGGATTGGTGACGGAAATAAATATAAAGGATTCCATCCGTTCTCTAAATCAACAGCACTACAAAAGGTAAAAGTTGAGGAACACAGACTGAAGATTATATCTACGTTTGACATTGATACATGGGACATAGCTATAACCCATAACAATGATCTTCTTATGGCTACACAGGAACTAAAACTAAAGCAAATTATTTCTAGCTGCAATAAAGTGTCAGAATCAAAATATAATGGTCATGCAGATTCATTCCTAATTTCATGTGTACACGTGACAAGAAATGGAAACGTGATAATTGCTGGAAATAAAAAAGTTCCAGAACACAGAGAAATTATTGTTGTCATGGATTCAGATAGTAGCCGTCTGTCATGGcatgaaaaagataaaaacaaaaaatcattatttgaaCGTCCGATGTCTATAACCAGTGCAAACAACGGGAGTATTTTTATTGCAGATATACACAGAGTGGTTGTGCTAGAGAATGTAAATGTTATGAGCTTTTACAATCCCATCAGTAAACACCGTCCTTTCAAACCAACATCAGTTGCAGCCACACCATTAGACAATGTGATAGTAGCCGACTGTCATAATCATACATTACATATACTGAACAATACTGGTCACAGATGGACAACCTACACAACATCTGACATAGGAGTTTTAATGCCGTACTCTCTAGCCATCGCTTCGGTAGGACAATTCACTGTGTTATTCATTGGGTGCTGCACGCAAGAAAAAAGTTCTGAAGATGCAAAACTCTATAAAATGAATATTACAGGTTGCTAA